The Actinotalea sp. JY-7876 sequence CGAGCATCGCGAGCCCGTCGAGCCACTCGTCCGGCACGGCGTCCTCCCACGCGTGCAGGACGTAGTCGGGCCCGGCCGCGCGGGTCGCCTCCGCGAGCAGCGGCGCGAGCACCTCGGCAGGGACCGGCAGCTCCAGGAGCGACTGGCGCACGACCTGCTCGAGGGAGAAGCCGCGGGCCTGGACGAAGCGGGTCGTGTCGTCGTCGACGGGGATGCGGCCGCTGCCCGTCGGCGCCTCGAGCGTGCCGGGGCCCGGCGGCGGCTCGGGCGCATAGGCCGGCTCGGCGTGGATCACCGAGCGGCCGGCGGCACGCGCGGTGCCCAGGCACGCGTCCCACAGCACCGACCCGATGCCCTGCCGGCGGTGCTCCGGGTGGACGCCCACGTAGACCTGGGCCGTGTGGGTGTCCCCGACGAGGGGCAGGTGGACGAAGCCGCGGCCGACGACCGCCTCCGCCCGACGCTCGCCGTCGCGCACGGCGACGAACCGGTGCACGCGGCGGTACGCATTCGTCTTCATCGAGGCGCGCACCGTGGGGACGTCGATGGAGAAGTCGGCGTGGCCGTAGAGCGCGAGGTCGATGGCGTCGCTGACCAGGACCGTGCCCTCGAGCGCCCAGTCGTCGTCGGCCGAGAGCTCGACGACGCTCACGTGCGCGGTGGAAGTCGTCACGCCCCGAGCGTCCCCCGCGCCCGCACCCGGACGCCAGCCCATATCCGCCCGCCCGGGCCCGCCTGCCCGGCTGGCCCCACCCACGCCTGCCGACGACCACGTCCGTTCCCACCGAGTACGTCCGCCGCACCGGACGTCCTCACGTCGAACGGACGTACTCGGCGGGCTGGGGTGGGGCGGGTGGGTGGGTGGGGCGGGTGGGTGGGGCGGGTGGGGTGGGGCGGGTGGGGTTGGGGGCGGAGGAGGTGGGGCGGGTCAGGGGAGGACGGCGATGGCGGCGCGGTTGGCGCGCAGGCGCACCGGGGTGCCCGGCGCCGGCAGGCCGCGCGCCGCGCCCGCCGGGGTGCTCGGCTCGACGACCGTCACCGGGCCGACGCCGTCCACCTCGACCACCGCCTCCACCACGCCCCGGCCGAACGCCGCGCTGAGCACGCGGCCCGTCAGCGGACCGTCGTCGTCGCGCGCCAGGGATCCCGGGCCCAGCGCGAGCGTCGCGCCGCCCGGCCCGCCACCCAGCAGCGCACCCACCTGCGACGCCGCCGCGACGAACGCCTCGTACCCGAGGAACTCGGCCACCCGCCGGCACGCGGGCTCGTGCCACAGCACCACGGGCGGCGCAGCCTGCAGCAGGCGCCCGGCGTCGAGCACCGCGATCCGGTCGGCGACCGTGAAGGCCTCGTCGTGGTCGTGGGTGACGAACACGGCCGTCGTGCCGGTCGCGACGAGGGCCGCGCGCACCTCGGCCGCGAGGCGCTCGCGCAGGGACCGGTCGAGCGCCGAGAGCGGCTCGTCGAGCAGCAGCAGCCGCGGGCGCGGGGCCAGCGAGCGCGCGAGGGCGACGCGCTGCCGCTCCCCGCCGGACAGCGTCGCCACCTCGCGCCGCTCGAACCCGGCCAGCCCCACCAGCTCCAGCAGCTCGGCGACCCGCGCGCGCTGCTCGGCACGCGTCGCCCCCGCCATCTCGAGCCCGAAGGCCACGTTGCGCGCGACGTCGCGGTGGGGGAACAGCTGCCCGTCCTGGAACATCAGCCCGAAGCCGCGCCGGTGCACGGGCACCCCCGCGAGGTCGGCGCCGTCCCAGGTGATGCGCCCGGCGGACAGCGGCTCGAGCCCGGCGACGGCGCGCAGGAGGCTCGACTTCCCGCTCCCCGACGGCCCCAGGAGGGCGAGCACCTCGCCCGGCGCCACGTCGAGCGACAGGTGGTCGACGGCCGTCGCTACCGTCCCGTCGTCGTCCCGGTAGTGCACGACGGCGTCGCGCACGGCCAGGCCGGTCGCGCCGGGTCCCTCCGCCCCGCTCACAGCTCGGTCCCGCCCGCCGGGCGCAGCCGTTCGGCCAGGCCCATGACCAGCGCCGTCATGAGCCCCAGCAGCACCGCGGCCGCGAGCGCCATGCCGAGGTTCTCGGCGCCCGGCCGCCCCAGCAGCCGGAAGATCACGACCGGCAGGGTCGGCCGCTCGGGCCGCGCAAGGAACGACGTCGCCCCGAACTCGCCGAGGCTGACGGCGAACGCGAAGCCGACCGCGACCCCCAGGGAGCGCGCCGCGACCGGCCAGTCGACGTGCCGCAGCACCTGCGCGGGCGTCGCCCCGAGGACGCCAGCGGCCTCGTGGAGGCGGGTGTCGACGGCGCGCAGCACGGGCAGCACGCTACGCACCACGAGCGGGGTCGCCACCACGGCCTGGGCGACGGGGATGAGCGCCGCGGACGAGCGCAGGTCGAGGTCCAGGCCGAAGGGCCGGTCGAAGGTGACGAGGAACCCGAACCCGACCGTCACCGCCGAGACGCCGAGCGGCAGCATGAACAGCGCGTCCAGGACCCGCACCGCGCGCCGGGCGCCGGGCGCGCGGGGCCGGCGCGAGGCGACCAGCGCGACGAGCCCACCGACGACGACGGCGATCACCGTCGCGTCCACGGCGATCCGGACCGACGTCAGCGCCGCCTCCCACACCGTCACGCTGAGCGCGTTGGCGCCGCCCGTCGTGCCGAGGGCGACGTAGTTGCCCAGGCCCCACCCCGTCGGCGTGCGCAGCGAGCGCACGACCACCGTGGCGAGCGGCAGCACGAGCAGCACGCCGACGACGACGGCCGTCACGGCGACCGCGAGGACGTCGCCCCGGCGCCGGGCGGGGCCGCGCAGCGCGAGCCGCGGCGGGCCGGCGTCGGGCAGGAGCTGCAGGGCGCGCTCGCGGCTGCTCCGGGCGCGGCCGGCGAGCAGCAGGCACCCCGCGACGACGGCGATCTGGACGACCGAGAGCACCGCCGCCGCGCGCAGGTCCAGGAACTGCGTCGTCTGGACCCAGATCTCCGTCTCCACGGTGCCGTAGCCGGTCCCGCCGAGCACGAGGACGACGCCGAACGCCGTCGCGCAGAAGAGGAAGACGATCGCCGCGGCCGACGCGATCGCGGGCGTGAGCGCGGGCAGCGTGACGTGCCGGAACGCCCGCCAGGGCGAGGCGCCGAGCGCGCGCGCGGCCTGCTCGGCGCGCGGGTCCAGCCCGGCCCAGAATCCGCCGACCGTGCGCACCACGACGGCCAGGTTGAAGAACACGAGCGCCGCGACGACGCCCGCGAACGTCCCGTCGATGCCGAGGAACCCCAGCGGTCCGGAGTCGGCCAGGACGGAGCGGAACGCCACGCCCACGACCACGGTGGGCAGCACGAACGGCACGACGACGAACGCGCGCAGGGCCCGGCGCCCGCGGAACTCGCGCCGGTGCAGCAGGAAGGCCACGGGTAGGCCGAGCACCAGGGACAGCGCCGTGCCGACCACGGACTGGCCCAGCGTCGTGCCGATGATCCGCCACGTCCGGGCGCGGCCGAGCACGTCGGCGACGCCGGACAGGTCCGGCCCGCCGGTGTCGCCGACGAAGCCCAGCCGCAGCAGCGCGAGGACGGGGTACGCGAAGAACACGCCGAGGAACAGCAGCGGCAGGCCCGCCGCCAGCCCCCAGCCGACCCACCGGCGCGCGACCGGCCAGGCCCCCGGCGCGACGAGCGCGCGCGGGGGCGTGGCGGGCTCGGCCGGCAGGGTGGCGCTCACCCGATCACGATCTCCGTCCAGCGCTCGATCCAGGCGTCGCGGTGCTCGCTGATGAGCGCGGGGTCCAGTGTCAGGGGCTCGGCCGGCAGCGGTGCGTGCTGGGCCCAGGCGTCCGGCAGCGGCACCGACGTGTCCACGGGGTAGACGTACATGCTGCCGGGCAGGTCCGCCTGGACGTCCTGGCTCAGCAGCCAGTCGACGACCTGGCGGGCGCCGTCGGGGTTGGCGGCCCCGGCCAGGACCCCCGCGTACTCGACCTGGCGGAAGCAGGTGTCGAGCAGCGCGCCGGTGGGCGCCTGCGTCGCGCCCTCGGCGACCTCCGAGGGCGGCGACGAGGCGTAGCTGAGCACGAGGGGGCGCTCCCCCTCGCTCGACGGGCCCGAGAAGTCGACGTAGTACGCGTCCGACCAGCCGGAGACGACCTTGACGCCGTTGTCCCGCAGCGCCGTCCAGTACTGCTCCCAGCCGTCCTCGCCGAGCTCCGCGACGGTGGCCAGCAGGAACGCCAGACCCGGCGACGACGTCGCCGGGTTCGTCACGACGAGCAGGTCCCGGTAGGCGGGATCGGTCAGGTCGGCCAGCGTCGTCGGCTCGGGGACGCCCGCCTCGGCGAACCACTCGTGGTCGACGTTGACGCACACGTCGCCCACGTCGACCGCCGTCAGGTGGTGGCCGTCGTCGACCGCGTGCGCGGCCACGTCCGCGCCGGCCGCCGGCGACTCGTAGGGCTCGAGCACGCCCTCGGCGATCGCGCGGCTCGCGAAGGTAGTGTCGATGCCGTAGACGACGTCGCCCAGCGGGGCGTCCTTGGTGAGGATCAGCTGGTTGACGAGCGCGCCGCCGTCGCCGGGCGCGCGGGTCTCGAGCGTGAGGCCGGTCTCCGCCTCGAAGGCCGCGACGACGTCGTCGGACAGCGCGAACGAGTCGTGCGTGACGAGCACGACCGTGCCGGCGCCGTCGCCGGACGCCGCGGGCTCCGGGTCGGCGCCGATCGCGGAGCACGCCGCGAGCGGCAGCACGGCGAGGGCCGCGTACGGCGCGAGCCGTCGCGTGCGGTGGTGGGTGGCGATCCTCGCCATGGCTCCTCCTCGTGGTAGCAGGAGGGGGACGCCATCCGCGGCGGCCGCGGCATCGTGCCGCGCCGACGTGGACGACGTCTGAGACGTTCCCGACTCCCTACGCCGGCATCACCCGGATCAGGTTCGAGGGTCTGCGGTCACCCGCACTCTCAGCGTCCTGCGCCCGGTGGCCCGGGCGACGCTCCCCTGTCGTTCGGAGCCGACTCTACCGCCGCAGGTCCGCGGCCGGTTCGTGCGACGTCGACACGGCGCCGATCACCCTCATGGTCCTGCTGGGGCCCGCCGCCCGCCCCTACGCTGGCGCCGTCCGACGAGCCGTCCGGCAGGAGCCGCCATGTCCGCCAAGTCCGACCTCCTCGAGCACGTCCAGGCGCAGCTGGTCGAGGGAGAGCGCGTGCTCGCCGTGACGACGGTCCAGGTCAAGGGCGGCACGAAGCGGGACTTCTCGGCGAAGACGCTCGCGGGCGCCGCGGCGTCGATGGCGACCCTGGCCGCGACGGGCGGATCGGTGGGCCTGATGGTCGCCGTCGTCCCGCCCGCCGCGTGGTTCGTGGGCACGACCGAGCGGGTGCTGCTCATCGCGCGCACGGCCATGGGC is a genomic window containing:
- a CDS encoding GNAT family N-acetyltransferase, with protein sequence MTTSTAHVSVVELSADDDWALEGTVLVSDAIDLALYGHADFSIDVPTVRASMKTNAYRRVHRFVAVRDGERRAEAVVGRGFVHLPLVGDTHTAQVYVGVHPEHRRQGIGSVLWDACLGTARAAGRSVIHAEPAYAPEPPPGPGTLEAPTGSGRIPVDDDTTRFVQARGFSLEQVVRQSLLELPVPAEVLAPLLAEATRAAGPDYVLHAWEDAVPDEWLDGLAMLETRMSTDAPSAGLDVHEDPWDAERMRVGLAERAERDESYVVVAAEHVPTRSLAAFTMVELPRARPEVVYQDDTLVLREHRGRRLGMLVKATMLEELAVRRPRARRVHTWNAEENAFMLGINVALGFRPASVDAVWQLRLDHDERASQDGGTLGR
- a CDS encoding ABC transporter ATP-binding protein, with amino-acid sequence MSGAEGPGATGLAVRDAVVHYRDDDGTVATAVDHLSLDVAPGEVLALLGPSGSGKSSLLRAVAGLEPLSAGRITWDGADLAGVPVHRRGFGLMFQDGQLFPHRDVARNVAFGLEMAGATRAEQRARVAELLELVGLAGFERREVATLSGGERQRVALARSLAPRPRLLLLDEPLSALDRSLRERLAAEVRAALVATGTTAVFVTHDHDEAFTVADRIAVLDAGRLLQAAPPVVLWHEPACRRVAEFLGYEAFVAAASQVGALLGGGPGGATLALGPGSLARDDDGPLTGRVLSAAFGRGVVEAVVEVDGVGPVTVVEPSTPAGAARGLPAPGTPVRLRANRAAIAVLP
- a CDS encoding iron ABC transporter permease, which translates into the protein MSATLPAEPATPPRALVAPGAWPVARRWVGWGLAAGLPLLFLGVFFAYPVLALLRLGFVGDTGGPDLSGVADVLGRARTWRIIGTTLGQSVVGTALSLVLGLPVAFLLHRREFRGRRALRAFVVVPFVLPTVVVGVAFRSVLADSGPLGFLGIDGTFAGVVAALVFFNLAVVVRTVGGFWAGLDPRAEQAARALGASPWRAFRHVTLPALTPAIASAAAIVFLFCATAFGVVLVLGGTGYGTVETEIWVQTTQFLDLRAAAVLSVVQIAVVAGCLLLAGRARSSRERALQLLPDAGPPRLALRGPARRRGDVLAVAVTAVVVGVLLVLPLATVVVRSLRTPTGWGLGNYVALGTTGGANALSVTVWEAALTSVRIAVDATVIAVVVGGLVALVASRRPRAPGARRAVRVLDALFMLPLGVSAVTVGFGFLVTFDRPFGLDLDLRSSAALIPVAQAVVATPLVVRSVLPVLRAVDTRLHEAAGVLGATPAQVLRHVDWPVAARSLGVAVGFAFAVSLGEFGATSFLARPERPTLPVVIFRLLGRPGAENLGMALAAAVLLGLMTALVMGLAERLRPAGGTEL
- a CDS encoding thiamine ABC transporter substrate binding subunit gives rise to the protein MARIATHHRTRRLAPYAALAVLPLAACSAIGADPEPAASGDGAGTVVLVTHDSFALSDDVVAAFEAETGLTLETRAPGDGGALVNQLILTKDAPLGDVVYGIDTTFASRAIAEGVLEPYESPAAGADVAAHAVDDGHHLTAVDVGDVCVNVDHEWFAEAGVPEPTTLADLTDPAYRDLLVVTNPATSSPGLAFLLATVAELGEDGWEQYWTALRDNGVKVVSGWSDAYYVDFSGPSSEGERPLVLSYASSPPSEVAEGATQAPTGALLDTCFRQVEYAGVLAGAANPDGARQVVDWLLSQDVQADLPGSMYVYPVDTSVPLPDAWAQHAPLPAEPLTLDPALISEHRDAWIERWTEIVIG